The following are encoded together in the Osmerus eperlanus chromosome 18, fOsmEpe2.1, whole genome shotgun sequence genome:
- the LOC134038637 gene encoding group 3 secretory phospholipase A2-like isoform X1, with the protein MGIKSLLRVIVLILAVLKSTIATSEVRNFCVWTKVTNCQTHYTFLSQNQTQSLLRLYHLVWSNEHSMVNCVWNDESSVTANYLDLCWKREGEFTGRPDSHFEINMMLESCAAFNPRTIADRTKHSGKRHIRSAEGHYIVGASVQKLHGDSDRSGGKTHRRLKRGFIVPGTLWCGAGNKALSYKDLGVFSDTDSCCREHDQCQDTILSFQYNYGVFNKNIFTMSHCNCDNKFRECLLAAQDRISNVVGYTFFNLLKMKCFDFSYKLQCVKRNWFGMCLEEDMALYAVVHPATVYNYSNTDSEEDDMATAAINITITSNAKLTPDSQKSRTSDSGFFPTFDVVTHTRAASPGLSASAPSSHTTASASPTLSSSDPAIHTSAPPSASSYSTAPASPASHNSAPAFHSTPAFPASHTEVSDSPTISATSEADGSSQALTTLESETASMPVCNQETDTMPFQIICVTHTMKANFSNKLVERVTANIDKPQSCEVYHDLDTCRLKIPPQQERYSFYNSESRSLYHCNCTSRLFQRLGQQRKLSGLLPVLLDDVSQSCFTLQPQHCTQQSSCTAVLVQPLLSQLEQQQPSGGDMVEGRHLEIMRLQVRRRNMRRTKRKGRPVRLYKQCLRMTQTKTKKLHQQGAHSSLS; encoded by the exons atGGGTATTAAGTCCCTTCTACGCGTTATTGTTCTAATATTGGCTGTTCTGAAATCGACCATTGCTACAAGTGAAGTTCGAAACTTCTGCGTTTGGACGAAAGTCACAAACTGCCAGACCCATTACACTTTCCTTAGCCAGAACCAGACCCAGTCGTTACTCCGCCTATACCACCTTGTCTGGTCAAATGAGCACTCTATGGTCAACTGTGTCTGGAATGATGAATCTTCTGTTACCGCGAACTACTTGGATCTGTGTTGGAAGCGCGAGGGAGAATTCACCGGACGCCCTGACAGTCACTTCGAAATCAATATGATGCTCGAATCATGCGCCGCATTTAACCCTCGAACAATTGCGGATCGCACGAAACACTCTGGAAAGAGGCACATACGAAGTGCGGAAGGTCACTACATTGTGGGTGCTTCAGTCCAGAAACTTCATGGCGACAGTGACAGATCTGGGGGAAAGACGCACCGACGCCTGAAACGTGGTTTTATTGTACCTGGAACTCTTTGGTGTGGAGCTGGGAACAAGGCATTGTCATACAAAGATTTGG GTGTCTTTTCTGACACTGATAGCTGTTGCCGTGAGCATGACCAATGTCAGGACACCATCCTGTCCTTTCAATACAACTATGGAGTCTTCAACAAAAACATCTTCACCATGTCCCACTGCAACTGTGACAACAA GTTTCGCGAGTGTCTGTTGGCGGCTCAGGACCGAATATCAAATGTTGTGGGTTACACATTCTTCAACCTACTGAAAATGAAGTGCTTTGACTTTTCCTACAAGCTCCAGTGTGTTAAGAGAAACTGGTTTGGAAT GTGTCTGGAGGAAGACATGGCTTTGTATGCTGTggtgcatccagccactgtgtACAACTACTCAAACACAGACTCTGAAGAAGACGACATGGCTACTGCCGCTATCAACATAACCATCACCTCTAATGCCAAACTCACACCAGACTCCCAGAAAAGCAGAACCTCAGACTCAGGGTTCTTCCCCACCTTTGATGTAGTCACCCACACTAGAGCTGCCTCACCAGGCCTATCTGCCTCAGCCCCTTCCTCCCATACTACAgcctctgcctcccccaccctgtcttcCTCAGACCCAGCTATCCACACTTCAGCCCCTCCCTCAGCATCTTCATACAGCACTGctcctgcctccccagcctctcacaATTCAGCTCCAGCCTTCCACAGCACTCCTGCCTTCCCAGCCTCCCACACAGAAGTGTCTGACTCCCCAACCATCTCCGCTACCTCTGAAGCAGATGGTAGCTCCCAAGCCCTGACCACACTGGAGAGCGAGACCGCCTCCATGCCAGTGTGCAATCAGGAGACGGACACAATGCCATTTCAAATTATTTGTGTCACCCACACAATGAAAGCCAACTTCTCTAATAAACTTGTGGAAAGAGTCACAGCAAATATAG ATAAACCACAGTCCTGTGAGGTTTACCACGACCTGGATACGTGCAGGCTGAAGATCCCTCCGCAGCAGGAGAGATACAGCTTCTATAACTCAGAGTCCAGGAGCTTGTACCACTGCAACTGCACTAGCAG actCTTCCAGAGGCTGGGTCAACAGAGGAAGCTGAGTGGGTTACTGCCTGTCCTGCTGGACGATGTGTCTCAGTCCTGCTTCACTTTGCAGCCACAGCACTGCACTCAGCAGTCAAG CTGCACAGCAGTTCTGGtccagcccctcctctcccagctggagcagcagcagccaagCGGTGGAGACATGGTTGAAGGACGCCACCTAGAGATCATGAGGCTGCAAGTCAGGAGGCGCAACATGAGAAGGACCAAGCGAAAGGGGCGCCCAGTTAGACTTTATAAGCAATGTCTTAGGATGACACAGACCAAGACAAAGAAGcttcaccagcagggggcacaCTCCAGCCTCTCTTGA
- the LOC134038637 gene encoding group 3 secretory phospholipase A2-like isoform X2, producing MSHCNCDNKFRECLLAAQDRISNVVGYTFFNLLKMKCFDFSYKLQCVKRNWFGMCLEEDMALYAVVHPATVYNYSNTDSEEDDMATAAINITITSNAKLTPDSQKSRTSDSGFFPTFDVVTHTRAASPGLSASAPSSHTTASASPTLSSSDPAIHTSAPPSASSYSTAPASPASHNSAPAFHSTPAFPASHTEVSDSPTISATSEADGSSQALTTLESETASMPVCNQETDTMPFQIICVTHTMKANFSNKLVERVTANIDKPQSCEVYHDLDTCRLKIPPQQERYSFYNSESRSLYHCNCTSRLFQRLGQQRKLSGLLPVLLDDVSQSCFTLQPQHCTQQSSCTAVLVQPLLSQLEQQQPSGGDMVEGRHLEIMRLQVRRRNMRRTKRKGRPVRLYKQCLRMTQTKTKKLHQQGAHSSLS from the exons ATGTCCCACTGCAACTGTGACAACAA GTTTCGCGAGTGTCTGTTGGCGGCTCAGGACCGAATATCAAATGTTGTGGGTTACACATTCTTCAACCTACTGAAAATGAAGTGCTTTGACTTTTCCTACAAGCTCCAGTGTGTTAAGAGAAACTGGTTTGGAAT GTGTCTGGAGGAAGACATGGCTTTGTATGCTGTggtgcatccagccactgtgtACAACTACTCAAACACAGACTCTGAAGAAGACGACATGGCTACTGCCGCTATCAACATAACCATCACCTCTAATGCCAAACTCACACCAGACTCCCAGAAAAGCAGAACCTCAGACTCAGGGTTCTTCCCCACCTTTGATGTAGTCACCCACACTAGAGCTGCCTCACCAGGCCTATCTGCCTCAGCCCCTTCCTCCCATACTACAgcctctgcctcccccaccctgtcttcCTCAGACCCAGCTATCCACACTTCAGCCCCTCCCTCAGCATCTTCATACAGCACTGctcctgcctccccagcctctcacaATTCAGCTCCAGCCTTCCACAGCACTCCTGCCTTCCCAGCCTCCCACACAGAAGTGTCTGACTCCCCAACCATCTCCGCTACCTCTGAAGCAGATGGTAGCTCCCAAGCCCTGACCACACTGGAGAGCGAGACCGCCTCCATGCCAGTGTGCAATCAGGAGACGGACACAATGCCATTTCAAATTATTTGTGTCACCCACACAATGAAAGCCAACTTCTCTAATAAACTTGTGGAAAGAGTCACAGCAAATATAG ATAAACCACAGTCCTGTGAGGTTTACCACGACCTGGATACGTGCAGGCTGAAGATCCCTCCGCAGCAGGAGAGATACAGCTTCTATAACTCAGAGTCCAGGAGCTTGTACCACTGCAACTGCACTAGCAG actCTTCCAGAGGCTGGGTCAACAGAGGAAGCTGAGTGGGTTACTGCCTGTCCTGCTGGACGATGTGTCTCAGTCCTGCTTCACTTTGCAGCCACAGCACTGCACTCAGCAGTCAAG CTGCACAGCAGTTCTGGtccagcccctcctctcccagctggagcagcagcagccaagCGGTGGAGACATGGTTGAAGGACGCCACCTAGAGATCATGAGGCTGCAAGTCAGGAGGCGCAACATGAGAAGGACCAAGCGAAAGGGGCGCCCAGTTAGACTTTATAAGCAATGTCTTAGGATGACACAGACCAAGACAAAGAAGcttcaccagcagggggcacaCTCCAGCCTCTCTTGA